GGAGGGAGAGGATGGGGGAGATGGGACTGGAGAAGATCGCCTCCCGCCTTGTCTCGCTTTACCAGCAGGTTCTGCAGGAAATGGAGCGATAGGCATGGCAGACCAGCAGAGAAAGAGAAGGGTGTGCCTTGTCCGGCACTGGTACTACCCGCACGACAACCACCTCAAGCGGGACGCGGAAGCCCTCTTGGCCTCGGGGTGGGAGGCAGACGTGGTCTGCCTGAGGAAAATGGGGGAGAAGGCCAGAGAGGTGGTCAACGGGGTCCAGGTATATCGCATGCCGGTGGAGCACCACCGGGGCAGCCTTTGGCGGTATCTCTGGGAGTATTCCGCCTTCCTTCTCCTGGCCTTTTTCAAACTGGCCCTCCTTTCCCTCCGCCGGAGGTATCAGGTCATAGAAGTGAGCAATATGCCCGACATCCTTGTCTTCTCCACCCTGGTACCCAAGCTCCTGGGAGCCAAGGTGGTCCTCTATGTGCGAGACCCGATGCCCGAGAACTTCGCCGAGGTTTTCGGTGCTGGCGAAGGCCACCCTATGGTCCGGCTCCTGCGCCTGCTGCAGCGGGTGTGCATAGCCTATTCCGACCACACCATAGTAGTGGCTAAGACTCACAAAGAGAACCTCACGGCAAGAGGCATTGCCGCCACGAGGATATCAATTGTGGAGAACGTCCCTGATGAGGAAATCTTCCGCCCCGTACCCACCGTGCTCAAAGAGAACGGGCATTTCCGCCTCGTCACCCATGGCAGCCTGCTGGAGCGCTATGGTGTTCAGACGCTGCTACGGGCAGTACCCCTGCTTCTGGACGAAATCCCCAATGTGGAGGTTTGGATAGCGGGGGAGGGGGAATACCGCCCTCGCCTGGAGGCCCTGTGCCGGGAGATTGGGGTGGAAAACAGGGTACGCTTTCTGGGATGGGGCCCCTTTGAGGAGATGCCCCAAGTTATTGCCGGTGCCGATGTGGGAATAGTGACCGTGCAGTTTAAGGTCTACTGCTTGCCCAATAAGCTGTCCGAATACTTGGCCATGGGTAAGCCCGTGGTGGCCAGCGCGCACGAGTCCTTCAAGGCATATGTCCCGGAGGGGGCCGCCCTCTATTTCCGCCCGGGGGATGAGAGGGACCTGGCCCGCTGTGTGCTGGAGCTTTACCGGGACCCGGAAAAGAGAGCCTCGGTGGCGGCCCGAGGCCAGGCGGCCTACGAGCAATTTCGGTGGTCAGTCACTAGGCAAAAGTATCTGGCCGTCTTCGAGGGCCTGAGATGATAGCTACGACTCAGAGGGCCTGGTGGCCCCTAGCGGTGCCTTTCGCAATCATCTTGGCCA
The window above is part of the Chloroflexota bacterium genome. Proteins encoded here:
- a CDS encoding glycosyltransferase family 4 protein; this encodes MADQQRKRRVCLVRHWYYPHDNHLKRDAEALLASGWEADVVCLRKMGEKAREVVNGVQVYRMPVEHHRGSLWRYLWEYSAFLLLAFFKLALLSLRRRYQVIEVSNMPDILVFSTLVPKLLGAKVVLYVRDPMPENFAEVFGAGEGHPMVRLLRLLQRVCIAYSDHTIVVAKTHKENLTARGIAATRISIVENVPDEEIFRPVPTVLKENGHFRLVTHGSLLERYGVQTLLRAVPLLLDEIPNVEVWIAGEGEYRPRLEALCREIGVENRVRFLGWGPFEEMPQVIAGADVGIVTVQFKVYCLPNKLSEYLAMGKPVVASAHESFKAYVPEGAALYFRPGDERDLARCVLELYRDPEKRASVAARGQAAYEQFRWSVTRQKYLAVFEGLR